In Maniola jurtina chromosome Z, ilManJurt1.1, whole genome shotgun sequence, the genomic window agttaggttaggttaggttaggttataaTATAAGAAAACCCCTGACATGATGTcagacgtttttaaatttttaaattttttgtagttatttttttatattgtttattttttagtaaaaatttaagttttaaaaggaACAGAACCTTGTAATTTTTGCCCATGTTAATTTCTGTATTCAACAATACAAAACaaggttatattttatacatttcctaaTACGATATTGGAATTATATACAATTCCTAGGAATTGTGCACATTTCCTAGGACATTTATGTATTAAATAGTTcttgaaacaatattttatacatttcctaaATAGCTTCGGAATTATATCCTAGGATTTGTATACAATTCCTAGACTTCATACATTTCCGGTAACATATATATAATAACACAATAGATGAATTCTTgaaattcaaagaatagtttaaatatgAATTATACTTTGTACAAATTTTACATGCCTGATAATAAGGTGAAACATTTttactggacaatatgtacttaataacatcttattgtaaaaaaatgtttctggaAATAAAAGATCTTGAATCTTCTCACGCGCAATTTTAACTTTGTGTGTTAATTGTCGTggcaaaagtacgattttagaccttattataaaggtgaaccGTTCTTTTGAGATGACAGCTGACCCATAGAAGTTAAAATGTCGCCTGACAAGTCATTTTATACGGACTATATAAtcctttagttttccttagctgacttgaaagataaacaaattgaggtttttcattataaatttatataataaggTCAGTCACATACAGTCGGAATTCCGTTTGGAAATTTCGGTTCGGAATTCCGTAAATACATCAAACACATACGTTTATTTCCGTTCGGGATAACAAGGCTCAGTCGCGACTCGCGAGACGCCAGCACTTGAGTAGACATTTTTTAGACGACGATTTTTTGATCGCGATTGCATTGTTGCTATATCTTGTTAAGAAGAAAACAAAACGTCGCCGTTACTGGGTGCATCCCTTAAACACTCAAAGATTGCAAGAGAGTCAGTATATTACATGAAAATCTAAATTCCGGGATAGTCCAGCGagtctttttaaaatattatcgcATGTCGTGTAAATTTGTTTAGCGACGCTTTGCCAGGCTAGGTCCTTAAGATCTCTATTGTAATAATCTTCGTGGTTCGTGTCCCAATAAGCATGGGTAACCTTCCACAGCTAGAATCAAGTGTTCAGTTTCGGACATGGTGCGCGTAAATGTGCGCAGGAGCTAACCTCAAAAAATACACCCTCTCGCTTCAGTCGTGCGTCGCACACTGACTTACGTTCCGTACAGAAATAACGAATGTGTGATGCGACtcgtacaaaatgtatggaaggATTgcgttcggaatgccttttttCGCGTTTTGGCGTTGGTATGTGACCGGCATAagtgataaaaattaattacttggTCAATTCTTCAGTCTTTTCCTTTTCCTTAGAGTATAACAGCTTCCAAAAAACTACGTCTTGATCTAAATCGTCTGAAACAGAAATGTTGAATTTACAGAAATTATACAAAGAATTTTGTAAGTATAAACattgaaaattatattaagaATTTTGTCAACTATTACTAACTATTATTTACTAACTAGTTTATCGCCctgacttcgtttgcgtggatttaggtttttattttcCTAAATACATCTTCTGGCTGTAAAACTACAACACCAACATATGCTGGCTATACATCTAAGCGGAAATCTAGTGAAAATAAAATCGGTGATACTGAAGTTACGATTCTATATCTTAGAGCTTTAGTTCCATTTTACTATGCaggaattctatcaacgttggtggaTGTATGCTCTGAGAAAACAACTCGGTGTCACGGTGGTGTCCCTATGTCGACATTCGGTCTATAGAGAGTGagatgtatagagcgcactttgactttgcattTGTCTTGCCTCTGTCTCACCCTGATTGTCGAGTGTTGTCATGTATAGACTAGTAGTAGTAGAAGGTATAGTTTATGAACAGACTCACCTTCGCGCGTATAAGTGTCATTGTTTTTAGGAGATTGCCCATTCTGTACCACAGCGTTATTATCCTCCACAGATCCGCTATCCTCTCTAAATGATAATACTGGAAGTGATACCCATAATCTGTGCTGCCTAAAAAaggaaatatttatttgaaagaacaatactttttaaaagtaaaacctTAATAGTAACTTGGATGGAACCTCTAAAGCAGTCGCCAAACAGAACGTCTGTTTTGAGGCCATCATTTTTATCTAAGTACTTtaaagtaacaaataataataattagtgccATATATTAAAAGCCCTATTTTTTAACTTACTACaattaattttcaaatcaaCAAAATTCTTACATCACACAATTCAATCTGcactggccagcgtggtagattgtCATTTTGagaaaagcttttttttaaaatttagatATGATATTTAGATatgctcttgactgcaatctcacctggtggtaagtgatgatgcagtctaagatggaagcgggctaatctggaaggcgtatgacagtttttgtgaaacccataccccttcggtttctacacggtatcatagcggaacgctaaatcgcttggcggcacggcattgccggtagggtggtaactggaCACTGCCAAAGCCTCCCGCctgaccagaccagaaatttacaaattataaaattccaaaccgcAGCCAGGAATCCAACCTGGGAGcccccactaataagaccagaGTGTTTACGTAGATCGTCAGTCTCATGCTCAGTGGTGGGCCTTGGCATACTTAGATAgtttgagatgatgatgatggaactTACAAATATTTTCTAATGTACCTTCCCTTACTGCCAAACCGGGCCGGTAGCGACGACACACGCTCAGACCAAGGTTCTGGTATCCAGTCGCTCGATTCGAAAGTCCCATTGCCATAATTgctgttttgaaaaaaattaaattttagcggcatctattttataaaattctttTTAGGAAGCcctaccacaaaaggaaaaaaggtacccttataggatcacttcgttttctgtctgtatgtcaagaaaaaggaataaaaaacTGTAGGGTACTTaccttcccattgacctagaatcataaaatttggcgggcaggtaggtcttatatcacaagtaacGGAAAAGTGTTGTTCCTTACTTACAGAGCGGCCGTTTTAAGATTGCACTACCTAACAGACAAGGATATTTtgagttgttaataataattgatatgttttttatggtttttataatgttgacatttttgatctttatttaactattattttatactttgcttgtgtaaagtctatgtatgtctttctttacttaatattttagtcttgactttatttgtatttaatttaattgaatttaagataatattcaaacaccagttatagtggtaaaatgtataaggctcatcagacattattccaacatattgtacctacattttattgaataaatgattgaatttgaatttgaatttgtgtcAGTACATGTAAACAATAATGTGTGCGAGAGGTCatgcaatattattttgtatgtaactgacagaacacaatattattttgtatgtaacAGCCAGATGTCAAAAACGCAATCTTAAAACGGCCGTACAATATGGTTTATGCGCATATCAGCCGCTAAGGCCACGACCCACAGAAGTCTAGCTTTACCTATAAAGAAGCATAACAATTAGTTAATACTTACGTTTCCGAAGAGTGTGAAATGGTACATTTGCGACGTTCTGTTTTCCACGATCTACGACAGGTCCCacctataaagaaaaaaaatatatactcttACCCAGTTGATAAGCCAATCATTCATATACATATCATTATATATTCACATTATAAGCAAGATACCATGCATTAAAGCCCCTAATAAAAGAAAGTTAGTAAAACATTTCCATTACTTGAGTCAGATGTTCCGGAATCCGctaataatattcttttattagtTTCCAATTCCTGAGAGTTAGCTCTTTTTAGACCATTTTCTagattttcatttttgtttGAACGTAGATTACTGTTTTCTTGCAAAGCTTCCTGATTTAAAGGCAAGAAAATATCTCTTCTATATTCTCTTTCGCCTTCTTTTTCGTCAGCTGAGTTTCTGTCTATTATCTCTTCTTCTGATTCAACTATTTGCACTTCACCATCTGAATAATCTTTACTAGTTGAACATATGCCTTgcctaaaaacaaaattaatggtATAAACAACCACACACAATACAAAAAACAAtactcatttaatttaaaaaaaactttcactAAGTTGTTAGATTTTGCAAATCCTCATGATGTGtcagtttttttaatgatggtCATCAATACAGTTTTTTTGAAGAATGAATGTTCAGGTTGTTTTTTACTTTAAGAAGCTTCCATTTAGGTGTttattgaatataataaaaatttaaggtGTTAAATGACGACTTACTTTGGACGAAGACCACCAAGGGGTTTGGTCAACTCAATATTGCGAAAATATGCCTTCTTCAAACTCTGCCATGTTCTGTTTttaacctaaaataataaaaacaaaattagcaCAATGGTTTTAGTATTTATTCTGAACTACATACATGATATATGTGACTTCCTCcaattaagatttttaaaaatcccacaaGAACTTttggattttctgggataaagcccatctccagaatgcaagctatctctttaccaaatCAAAGTATGCAAATTCATccatgtgaatttaggtttcttaaaaatagCATTGATTGGCTAgaatcaaaagtagccta contains:
- the LOC123880654 gene encoding uncharacterized protein LOC123880654 isoform X2 — encoded protein: MEQPYSVKDLKAIVDYLSEHNAYGEVTGKKVWMDLAASSKVKNRTWQSLKKAYFRNIELTKPLGGLRPKQGICSTSKDYSDGEVQIVESEEEIIDRNSADEKEGEREYRRDIFLPLNQEALQENSNLRSNKNENLENGLKRANSQELETNKRILLADSGTSDSSGTCRRSWKTERRKCTISHSSETNYGNGTFESSDWIPEPWSERVSSLPARFGSKGRYIRKYLQHRLWVSLPVLSFREDSGSVEDNNAVVQNGQSPKNNDTYTREDDLDQDVVFWKLLYSKEKEKTEELTKLINQTKGEEQQGEHSRVPPEQPTSAQNSNANESALTPESTQYVPETSQVPPRPQPHPPKEKVTVKMKFIKKNVEVQVQVKAYPSQLGPIMARVAQLFQKEPEQ
- the LOC123880654 gene encoding uncharacterized protein LOC123880654 isoform X1: METFLFYRQPYSVKDLKAIVDYLSEHNAYGEVTGKKVWMDLAASSKVKNRTWQSLKKAYFRNIELTKPLGGLRPKQGICSTSKDYSDGEVQIVESEEEIIDRNSADEKEGEREYRRDIFLPLNQEALQENSNLRSNKNENLENGLKRANSQELETNKRILLADSGTSDSSGTCRRSWKTERRKCTISHSSETNYGNGTFESSDWIPEPWSERVSSLPARFGSKGRYIRKYLQHRLWVSLPVLSFREDSGSVEDNNAVVQNGQSPKNNDTYTREDDLDQDVVFWKLLYSKEKEKTEELTKLINQTKGEEQQGEHSRVPPEQPTSAQNSNANESALTPESTQYVPETSQVPPRPQPHPPKEKVTVKMKFIKKNVEVQVQVKAYPSQLGPIMARVAQLFQKEPEQ
- the LOC123880654 gene encoding uncharacterized protein LOC123880654 isoform X3, whose product is MDLAASSKVKNRTWQSLKKAYFRNIELTKPLGGLRPKQGICSTSKDYSDGEVQIVESEEEIIDRNSADEKEGEREYRRDIFLPLNQEALQENSNLRSNKNENLENGLKRANSQELETNKRILLADSGTSDSSGTCRRSWKTERRKCTISHSSETNYGNGTFESSDWIPEPWSERVSSLPARFGSKGRYIRKYLQHRLWVSLPVLSFREDSGSVEDNNAVVQNGQSPKNNDTYTREDDLDQDVVFWKLLYSKEKEKTEELTKLINQTKGEEQQGEHSRVPPEQPTSAQNSNANESALTPESTQYVPETSQVPPRPQPHPPKEKVTVKMKFIKKNVEVQVQVKAYPSQLGPIMARVAQLFQKEPEQ